Within the Achromobacter spanius genome, the region GGGCAATGCCGTCAACGGCTCGTCCAAGCGCGTGCGTGTCGGCCAACTGGGCGCCGATGGCAAGACCGTGACGCCGATCGTGGGCGTGGACAAGTCGCACGTCTATTCGATGGACGGCAACAAGTACCACTTCGTGGTCACCAAGGAAGCGGCAGATATCAAGCCGGATCCCGTGATCATCCCGCCGGTGTCGAGCATCACCGGCCCGGTCAATGTGCAAGCGGGCCAGAAGGTGACGTTGTCGGGTTCGGCGTCGACCGGTACCGATCTGAAGTTCTCTTGGACGGTGCCGGCCGGCATCAGCGCCGCGGTGAAGGATCAGCCCACGCTGAGCTTCGTGGCGCCGACGCTGACGAAGGATCAGCAGTACTCGTTCATGCTGACGACCCGCAACGACAAGGGCGCGTCCGATGTGTCGCACGTGGTGACAGTCAAGGGCAAGCCGGTTGTTGATGAAGGCGGCAATGGTGGCACGGGCGGTACCGGTGGCACTGGCGATACGCCGCCCGCCTACAAGGCTGGCACGGCCTACAAGGCGCATGAGCGCGTGACGAACCTGGGCAAGGTCTACGAGTGCAAACCGTGGCCCTACACCAACTGGTGCGGCCAGTCGCCGTTCCACTACGAGCCCGGTAAGGGCGGCTATTGGACCCAGGCCTGGACCCTGGTGAAGTAAGCCGCCGTTGTTGATGCGGGCCAAGGGCAATGCGCCTTGGTCCGTGTTGGACGCCAGCCCCCTCTCTGTGATGGGAGGTGGGCTTTCTTTTTGTGTTGTTGGATCCGCCGTCAAGGCGGATCGCTGAATAGCCATGAAAAACAAAATACAATTATCGATGCTTGCGCTGGTGCTTGGCACGGCGTTTACGGCCCCTGGGCATGCGGCGTCAGCCGACGATCCCCGGCCGATATATGTGCGTCTGAAAGCCGAAGCCCCCAATCCGGCCCAGCGCACCGCGCCGACGCCGGAGGTGGCCAACGCGATGGACGCGCTGGCTCGCCTGACCCCGGGCATGGAGCCGTTGGTGCCTCTGTCGCCAATGCTGCGCAATCAGGAGGATATTGCCGCGTTGGAACGGCATAACCTGACGCGGTATTACAAGATTTCGGCCGAGATGATGCGCGGCCGCGACGCGGAACTGCTCGTCAAGCAGTTGCTGGAAAATCCGCTGGTGGAAAGCGCGCAGATCGAGCCCGCGCCGATGTCGATGGGCGAGGGCCTGGAGGCCGAGCCCGTCATGGCGGTTACGCGCGCCGCGCCTGACTACACCAAGTGCGAAGGCAATCTTGCGCCGACCTGCCAGAACTATATGCAGCCGCCCACGCCTGGCTATTGGCCGCTGGGTGGCGTCAACGCCTTCGAGGCGCAGCGCCTGACCGGCCACTTTGGCGAAAACGTGCGCTTGATTTCCAACGAGATCGGCCACTGGGACTTCGATCACATCGACCTGCCCAAGCCTTTCCTGCACCACGGCAGCTATGTGCAGAAGCCCGACTCGCACGACACCATGTCGGCGGGCATCATGTTCGGCCAGAACAATGGCTATGGCGTGACGGGCATCGTGCCTTTAGCGCAGGCAGGCTATACCAAGTACAGCCCCAGCGGCATGATCGACCTGCGCAATGTGCTGCAGGCTGGCGACGTGGTGCAGATCGGCGTGCAATACAAATTCAGCAATGGCTGCGGGCCGACCACGGCTTGCTTCCTGCCGGTGGAGCACGTGGATGTGGTGTACGACGCCATTTCTTATTTGACCCAGGAAAAGGGCGTACACGTTGTCCTGGCGGCAGCCAACGGAAGCGCGAACCTGGATGATCCCTATCACCGTGGGCGCTATGACCGTACCAAGCACGATTCGGGCGCCATTTATGTGGGCGCGGCCGACCCGTCCTCGGGCAAGATTGCCTACTTTTCGGAGTACGGCAGCCGAGTGGATACCTTCAGTTGGGGCGGTCGGGTAACGACCACGGATTGGAAGGACGGACAGAACAACCTGTACACAACCGCGTTCAGCGGTACGTCGTCGGCCAACCCGATCATCGCGGGCAGCGTCGCGTGGTTGCAGAGCCTGGCGCGCGAACGTGGCCTGGGCAACATCCCGCCCAAGGTCATGCGGCAGATTCTGGTGGACAGCGGCAACCCCCTGCCTAAGGTTGATCCGGCCCGCCCCATCGGTGTGCAACCCGATCTGGTGCGCGCGGCGGAACTGCTGGGCGGCGACAGCATTGGCGGCCAAGCGCCGCAAGCGCATGTCGCGGGGTCGGCGCAAGCCAATGCAGGCGACAAGGTGGTGCTGTCGGCGACTGAATCGACGGGCAAGGACCTGACCTACGCGTGGAGCAGCCAGCCTGCGCTGAAGTTTGTCGAGCAGGGCGTCAAGGGCAGCTTCATCGCGCCGGAAAGCGCGAAGGACATCGCTTACCGCATCACGCTGAAAGTGACCGACTCGAAAGGACGCAGTGCATCGACGCATCATGGCGTGCTAGTCAAGGCGAAGGCCGCTGGCGTGTGCGCCAACGTGCCCGCATGGGATGCCCGCAAGGTGTACAACGTGCCGAATGAGGCGGTGTCGTACAACGGCAAGGTTTATCACCAGAACTACTGGAACGTGGATGCCGCGCCGGACAAGAACTCGGCCCAGTACGGCAAGCCGTGGAAAATGCCCGAAGCCTGCAACCTGGAGCCGGCACCCGTGCCGCTTCCGGTTGCGCGTATCAGCGGCCCGACCGAAGTCAAGGCGTTGCAAGCCGCCACGTTGTCGGCCACCGGTTCCACGGGCCAGGGCCTGAAGTATGTGTGGACGAGCATGGATGACATCGCTTTGCAGGGCAACGGCGCAACCGTCACGTTCTATGGCCCGCCGCTGGGCCAGGACCGTAACCTGACGTTCAAGCTTGCCGTGACCGACGATCGCGGCCGTACCGCCACCGCCAGCCATGTGGTCAAAGCCAAGGCGAAGGAAGTGGTGCCTGAAGTGATTGCGCCGCAAGCCAAGCTGAGCGGCCCTGCCACGGTCAAGAGCGGCGAGCGCGTCGTCTTGTCGGGCAAGGGGTCCACCGGTACGGACCTGCGCTACCGCTGGACCGTGCCCGCGGGCATTTCCGCCGGTGCGCTGGACCAGGCGGACATCAGCTTCCTCGCGCCGTCCAGCGCCAAGGACACGCCTTACCGCTTTACGTTGACGGTCAGCAACTCGCGCGGCGAAGTCCAGGCCAGCCATACCGTGACGGTGTTGGCGAAGCCTGCCGTGGGTGGATATCCGCAGTACAAGGCGGGCACGATCTACAAAGCGGGCGACAAGGTCGTGAACGTGGGCAAGACGTTTGAATGCAAGATATTCCCCTACAGCGGCTGGTGCAGCCAGTCGCCTTCGCACTATGCACCCGGTACGGGTTCGCATTGGCGCGATGCGTGGATTCAACGTTAAGTCTTCCAACGGCCAAGCCTGACGCGATTGCCGCGTGAAGCACCGCAGCCCCTGCCGGTTTTCTGGCGGGGGCTGTTTTTTTTGGGGAAGGGGAGGGGGCTTGCGCGCGAACACGAGTTCGCGGCGGAAATGCAAAAAGGGCCGGACAACGTGTGTCGGGCCCTTCTTGGTGATTTTCAGTGCTTATGAACGCTTGGTTCTTGAACGCTGCAAATCTGAATTTGGAGCGGGAGACGAGTCTCGAACTCGCGACCTCAACCTTGGCAAGGTTGCGCTCTACCAACTGAGCTACTCCCGCATGGGTTCCGTTATGTACAAACTGGTACTGCTCAGAACCTGTTTCTTATTCACTCTGATCAACTTGGTTATCGATCAGAAGGCGCGCATCTTACATGATTTTTTTGAGCTTGTCATTTGAGTTTGGTACTTGGCCGAACCAATGGCCAGTGGGCTAAACCCAAACACTCAATCAAGTAATATGAGCGAAGACCGAAACTATAGCATAACCCGTAGCACCAATGTCAACACACTCTGCTATCGAAACGGCGCCAAACGCGCTGACTCCCGTTGCCCAAGACCTGAACCCGCTGAATACGCTGGGATTGGCGTCGCGAGCCGAAGCATTCGTGTCGCTGGACGACGTGTCCCAACTGCCGGCCTTGACCGATCTGGCGCGGCACGCGGATAGTCTGCTGGTGCTGGGCGGCGGCAGCAATCTGGTGTTGCCCGAGCGCGTTCCCGGGCTGGTGGCCAAGGTGGCGTTCAAGGGCGTGCGCCTGTTGCAGGACCGGTCGGACGCCTGGCTGGTTGAAGCGGCGGGCGGGGAAAACTGGCACGGCTTTGTTGAGCAATGTGTGGCGCAAGGTTGGGATGGGCTGGAAAACCTGGCGCTGATTCCGGGCACGGTCGGCGCGGCGCCGGTACAGAACATTGGTGCGTACGGCGTTGAGTTTGAAGAACGGTTCCATAGCCTGACCGCCTGGGATGTCCCGGCGGGGCGCTTCGTTGAGATGGGGCCGTCCGACTGCCGTTTTTCCTATCGCGACAGCGCTTTCAAGCACGACGCGCCGGGCCGCTGGATCATCGTCAGCGTGCGCTTCGCCTTGCCGCGGCCCTGGCGCCCCGTGCTGGGCTATCCCGACCTGCAACGCCACGAACGGCTTGCCCAGGGCGCGCCCACCGCGCGAGGCGTTTTCGATGCGGTCTGCGAAATTCGCCGCGCGAAGTTGCCGGATCCTGCCGTGACCGGCAACGCCGGCAGCTTTTTCAAGAACCCCATTGTTGAGGCCGATGTGCGCGACAGCCTGGCCCAGCAGTTCCCGGGCTTGGTGTCCTATGCGCAACCAGACGGCCGCTACAAGCTGGCGGCGGGCTGGCTGATCGACCAATGCGGTTGGAAAGGGCAGGCGCTGGGCGCGGCCGGCGTGCATGACCGGCAAGCGCTGGTGCTGGTGAACCGAGGCGGCGCCACGGCTGCCGACATCATGGCGCTGGCGCAGGCGATTCAAGCGTCGGTGCAGGCGCGCTACGGCGTCAGGCTGGAGCCTGAGCCGGTGGTGGTGTAGGGCAATTCGGCGCGCGCATGAAAAAAGGATCCCGCGGGATCCTTTTTTGTTGGAAGGGCGTGGGCTTAGAGGCCCAGTACGGATTGCATGTCGTACAGGCCGTTGTGCTTGTCTTCCAGGAAGCGGGCAGCGCGCAGCGCGCCTTCCGCGTAGGTGGCGCGGCTGCCCGAGCGATGCGTGATTTCAATGCGCTCGCCGATGCCGCAGAACGACACAGTATGGTCGCCGACGATGTCGCCACCCCGCAGGACCGAGAAGCCGATGGTGCCGGGCTTGCGCACGCCGGTGTCACCATGGCGGCTCCAAGTCGCCACGTCGGGTAGCGCCACGTCCCAGGCGGATGCGATGGTCTCGCCCATTTTCAGCGCGGTGCCCGAGGGCGCGTCGACCTTGTTGCGGTGGTGTGCTTCGAAGACTTCGACGTCGTAGCCGGAATTCAGGATGCGGGCCGCCATGTCCAGCAGCTTGAGCGTGGCGTTGACGCCCACGCTCATGTTGGGCGCGAACACGATGGCGATTTTTTGCGCGGCCACTTCGATGGCGGCGCGGCCGTTGTCGTCGAACCCGGTGGTGCCGATGACGGCACGCGTGCCGTGCTTCACGCAGGCTTGCAGATGCTCGAGCGTGCCTTCGGGCCGCGTGAAATCGATCAGGCAATCGGCATTGGCCAGCGCGTCGAGATCATCGGTGATGAGCACGCCGGTCTGCTGGCCCAGCGGGGCGCCCGCGTCCTGGCCCAGCGCGGTCGACCCCTTGCGGTCCAGCGCAACCGCCAATTGCAGGCCGTTGGACTTGAGAATGGCGTCGATCAGCATCTGGCCCATACGGCCGCTTGCGCCGGCAATTGCAATACGCATGAAGAAAATCCTTGGAAATTACCGGAGCGGCTCGGGCGCGTTGCCGGGCTGGCCGGGGTACTGGTTCAGCGGGCTGACGGGGGCGTCGGCATCGCGCTTTTCCAGATCTTGCTCTTGGTTGATACGGGCTTCGTCCTGATCCAGGCGTTCGTCCGCCTTTTCGTCGGCGGTGCTGCTGGGCGTGTTCAGTTGATAGGGCTGCAGGTCGGGCTGCTTGTCGCCTTCCCAGCGGGTCAGGCGGTCGTTTTCGAACCAGACCGTGAACTTGCGTTCACGCGCTTCGCCGTAGCCGGGCTTGTAATAGTAGGGGTAGTCCCAGCGGTTGGCGTGCAACACGCTGGTAAGCGTGGGGCTGCCCAGCGCAAAGCGGACTTGCTCTCGCGTCATGCCGGGCTGCAACAGCGCGACCTGTTCCTGGGTAATCCAGTTGCCTTGCTGGACACCGGCTTTGTAGGGGAAGCCCCACTTGTCCCCCGAGCAACCGGCAAGGGCGATGGCCAGGGCGGCAACGGCCAATCCGGTCTTCAGCGAGCGGGAGGGAATTCGTGCAATCATGGACACTACGCGCCCCTATTATTTGGAAGCAAACAAAACCGTTATCATAAAGGTTTCATAAGGATAGTTCCGCGAGGCGGCATGAAATCAGGTGAGCCGGCTCGCGGTGCACCCTTGAACCTGCCCATGCCTACGCGGACGGAGAGCGATTACACCATGAGCGACCAAAGCGAACTGAAGAACATGGGTTTGAAGGCGACATTTCCGCGCCTGAAAATTCTTGATATTTTCCGGAAATCCGACCTGCGCCACCTCAGCGCCGAAGATGTTTACCGCGCCCTGATCGGCGAAAACGTCGAAATCGGCCTGGCGACGGTCTACCGCGTGCTGACGCAGTTTGAACAGGCAGGCATCCTGGCTCGCAG harbors:
- a CDS encoding S8 family peptidase gives rise to the protein MKNKIQLSMLALVLGTAFTAPGHAASADDPRPIYVRLKAEAPNPAQRTAPTPEVANAMDALARLTPGMEPLVPLSPMLRNQEDIAALERHNLTRYYKISAEMMRGRDAELLVKQLLENPLVESAQIEPAPMSMGEGLEAEPVMAVTRAAPDYTKCEGNLAPTCQNYMQPPTPGYWPLGGVNAFEAQRLTGHFGENVRLISNEIGHWDFDHIDLPKPFLHHGSYVQKPDSHDTMSAGIMFGQNNGYGVTGIVPLAQAGYTKYSPSGMIDLRNVLQAGDVVQIGVQYKFSNGCGPTTACFLPVEHVDVVYDAISYLTQEKGVHVVLAAANGSANLDDPYHRGRYDRTKHDSGAIYVGAADPSSGKIAYFSEYGSRVDTFSWGGRVTTTDWKDGQNNLYTTAFSGTSSANPIIAGSVAWLQSLARERGLGNIPPKVMRQILVDSGNPLPKVDPARPIGVQPDLVRAAELLGGDSIGGQAPQAHVAGSAQANAGDKVVLSATESTGKDLTYAWSSQPALKFVEQGVKGSFIAPESAKDIAYRITLKVTDSKGRSASTHHGVLVKAKAAGVCANVPAWDARKVYNVPNEAVSYNGKVYHQNYWNVDAAPDKNSAQYGKPWKMPEACNLEPAPVPLPVARISGPTEVKALQAATLSATGSTGQGLKYVWTSMDDIALQGNGATVTFYGPPLGQDRNLTFKLAVTDDRGRTATASHVVKAKAKEVVPEVIAPQAKLSGPATVKSGERVVLSGKGSTGTDLRYRWTVPAGISAGALDQADISFLAPSSAKDTPYRFTLTVSNSRGEVQASHTVTVLAKPAVGGYPQYKAGTIYKAGDKVVNVGKTFECKIFPYSGWCSQSPSHYAPGTGSHWRDAWIQR
- the murB gene encoding UDP-N-acetylmuramate dehydrogenase; the encoded protein is MSTHSAIETAPNALTPVAQDLNPLNTLGLASRAEAFVSLDDVSQLPALTDLARHADSLLVLGGGSNLVLPERVPGLVAKVAFKGVRLLQDRSDAWLVEAAGGENWHGFVEQCVAQGWDGLENLALIPGTVGAAPVQNIGAYGVEFEERFHSLTAWDVPAGRFVEMGPSDCRFSYRDSAFKHDAPGRWIIVSVRFALPRPWRPVLGYPDLQRHERLAQGAPTARGVFDAVCEIRRAKLPDPAVTGNAGSFFKNPIVEADVRDSLAQQFPGLVSYAQPDGRYKLAAGWLIDQCGWKGQALGAAGVHDRQALVLVNRGGATAADIMALAQAIQASVQARYGVRLEPEPVVV
- the dapB gene encoding 4-hydroxy-tetrahydrodipicolinate reductase, coding for MRIAIAGASGRMGQMLIDAILKSNGLQLAVALDRKGSTALGQDAGAPLGQQTGVLITDDLDALANADCLIDFTRPEGTLEHLQACVKHGTRAVIGTTGFDDNGRAAIEVAAQKIAIVFAPNMSVGVNATLKLLDMAARILNSGYDVEVFEAHHRNKVDAPSGTALKMGETIASAWDVALPDVATWSRHGDTGVRKPGTIGFSVLRGGDIVGDHTVSFCGIGERIEITHRSGSRATYAEGALRAARFLEDKHNGLYDMQSVLGL
- a CDS encoding outer membrane protein assembly factor BamE — its product is MIARIPSRSLKTGLAVAALAIALAGCSGDKWGFPYKAGVQQGNWITQEQVALLQPGMTREQVRFALGSPTLTSVLHANRWDYPYYYKPGYGEARERKFTVWFENDRLTRWEGDKQPDLQPYQLNTPSSTADEKADERLDQDEARINQEQDLEKRDADAPVSPLNQYPGQPGNAPEPLR
- the fur gene encoding ferric iron uptake transcriptional regulator, whose translation is MSDQSELKNMGLKATFPRLKILDIFRKSDLRHLSAEDVYRALIGENVEIGLATVYRVLTQFEQAGILARSQFDSGKAVFELNDGDHHDHLICTNCGTVVEFSDPDIEKRQQKIAKDNGFALESHAMVLYGVCSTCLKGR